DNA sequence from the Alkaliphilus metalliredigens QYMF genome:
AAACGGAGTATTAATAATAAAATTGAAAGTGCAGTTAGGGGGCTGTTATATGCACGATAACCTACCGCAGATATGGGAAAAGGCTATCAATTTAATCAAGACAGAACTTACTGAGGTTAGCTTTAATACATGGGTTAAACCCATCCAAGCCATTTCTTTGGATAATGAAACACTTGTACTGGGAGTACCTAATGACTTCACACAAGGGATATTAAATGCCCGTTATAATACTTTAATTAGTAATGCGGTGAAGCAAGTTACTTCTAAAAATTATGAAGTCCACATTGTAGTACCCTCAGAGGAACGTGTTGGTGATACGCAGAATATCAACGCCAGAAGATCGAATGCCCAATCACCAATTATGGGTAATAGTCCTCTGATCTTAAATCCTAAATATACCTTTGATACTTTTGTCATTGGTAATAGTAATCGTTTTGCCCATGCCGCTTCTGTGGCTGTGGCCGAGTCACCTGCAAAAGCCTATAACCCATTGTTTATTTATGGGGGAGTTGGTTTAGGCAAAACTCACTTAATGAATGCTATTGGTCACTACATCTTAGCAAACAATCCTAAAGCTAAGGTCGTTTATGTATCCTCAGAAACTTTTACCAATGAATTAATTAACTCCATTCGTGATGATCGAAATGTAGAGTTTAGAAATCGCTATCGTAATGTTGACGTGCTCTTAGTTGATGATATTCAATTCATCGCTGGTAAAGAAAGAACACAGGAGGAATTTTTCCATACATTTAATGCACTTCATGAATCTAATAAACAAATCATTATCTCTAGCGATAGACCCCCAAAAGAAATTCCTACTTTAGAAGAACGCTTAAGATCAAGGTTTGAATGGGGTTTGATTACTGATATTCAACCTCCTGACCTGGAAACACGTATTGCCATCTTACGTAAAAAAGCCCAAATGGAGAATATTTATGTTCCCGATGAAGTGACGGCTCATATTGCAAAAAAAATACAATCCAATATTCGGGAACTTGAAGGCGCTTTGATCCGAATTGTTGCCTATTCTTCATTAACAAATAGTGAAGTAACAGTAGAGTTAGCCAGTGAAGCATTAAAGGAAATTTTTACTTCTAAACCTCGGCTACTTAATGTTCCATTAATAAAAGAGGTGGTTTCAAACCATTTCAGTATCAAGCTTGAAGATTTTGACTCTAAAAAACGGACAAGATCAATTTCTTATCCAAGACAGGTTGCTATGTATCTTACAAGGGAATTAACAGATCTCTCTCTCCCTAAAATAGGCGACGAGTTTGGAGGCAGGGATCATACAACTGTTATGCATGCTCATAGTAAAATTGTAAATGAGATTAACAGTGATTCAGACCTGAAAAATAAACTTGATGCAATCATAAAGGAATTGAAGAGTGATTAATTCACATACTCATTAACAGTCTCTGTGAATGGGCTGTTAATAGTTTTTAGTTACTTTGATTTTTCTTAATATGTGTATAACTTGTCCCAGCTTTTGAACATTTCCTCCACATGTGTATAGTTTTGTTTTTAAGCGGTACGCCTATTTATCCACAAATTAACAGGCCTTACTACTAATACTACTAAATTTGTTTATTTATATTATCTATAAATGAGAGGGAGGTTATCCACAAATGCATTTTTCTTGTAGCCAAAAAGCGTTAATGCACAGTATCTCAATTGTACAAAAAGGGGTATCTGCTAAAACCACGTTACCCATATTAAAAGGGATCTACATTGAAACAAATAACGAAGGATTAAGGTTAGTTGGAACAGATCTAGAGATTGGTATCGAGCACGTAATGGAAGCAGATGTTTTACAGGAAGGAATTGTTGTTGTTGATGCAAGACTATTCAGTGAGATCATTCGAAAGCTTCCTGATGCTGAAGTAGACATTACCTTAAAAGAAAATAATCAACTAGAGATTAAATGCGCAAGTACAGAATTTAATATTTTAGTTTATTCTCCAGATGAATTTCCAGAGCTCCCCATAGTAGAAGAGGACCAGGTTTATGAAATAGCACAGGAATTATTTAAAGGGATGATTCGTCAGACTGTATTTGCAACATCCCAAGATGAATCAAGGCCAATTTTAACAGGTGTGTTAATGGAGATTGAGGAAAATACATTAAATATGGTAGCCCTAGATGGATATAGATTAGCATTGAGAAAAGGAAAAATTTCAGGCAATAGTAACCATAAGGTTGTTGTTCCGGCTAAAACCTTAAATGAGGTGAATCGGATTCTGAACCCAGATGAAGAAGAACCTCTACACATTACGTTAACAAATAATCATGCACTTTTTACTGCTGGTAAAACAAAATTAATTTCTAGATTGTTAGAAGGAGAATTTATTAATTATAAGCAGATTTTACCTAAAGAACATCGTTCAAAGGTTACAATAAAGGGAAAAGAAATATTAAATAGTATAGAAAGAGCGTCCTTATTAGCAAAGGAAGGTAGGAATAACTTAGTCAGGTTTGTTGTGAATGATGAGAAAATGGTGATTACTTCAAATTCTGAATTAGGAAAAGTTCATGAGGAAATAAACATTGTTCTTGAAGGAGAAGATATAGAAATTGCTTTTAACTCTAAATACTTTATTGATGCATTAAAGGTGATAGATGATGAAGAAGTTTGTTTAGAATTTACGACTAACTTAAGTCCAGGAATTTTAAAACCCTTAGCAAATGAGAATTATACCTATCTTGTGCTTCCAGTACGGTTAGCATCTAACTAGTTTTAACCCAGCAAATTGCTGGGTTTATATTTTGAATAAAGCGATAAAATAATAAGATAAAATCGAAAGGAGGGTTAAAGTTAATGTTAAAAGAAGTTAAAATTGAAGGGGAATACATTAAGTTAGATCAAATATTAAAGTTAGGTGAATTAGTAGGAAGTGGGGGACAGGCGAAATTACTTATTTTAAACGGAGAAGTTAAAGTAAATGGTAATATCGTAATTCAACGAGGTAAAAAGATCCGACCAGGAGATATTGTTGAATTATTTGATGATAAAGTTAAAGTTATTTAAGATTAGCTTTAATAAAACAAATACCTTAGCAAAATAGTCACTTAAATAAAAAAAGTAGTACATCTCCGAATTAGGGGGAGGATAATATGATCATTGAGGGATTGAAGCTTATTAACTTTAGAAATTATGAGCAACTTCAACTTCAACTTCATCCAAAGTTAAATATTTTTGTGGGTGAGAATGCCCAAGGTAAGACTAATGTTCTTGAAGCAGTCTATTTAAGTGCCATAGGAAAATCCTTTCGAACCAGTAAAGATCAAGAAATGATTTTTGTGGATAAACATCAGGCTTATGTTCAAGTTAAAGTAAAGAGAGTCGTCTATGAAAATAATATTGAACTAAGACTTAATGTAGATAAAAAGAAGAATATTAAAGTGAATCAAGTGCCTCTACTGAAATTAGGCGAGCTTCTTGGAAATCTAAATATTGTTTTGTTTTCACCTGAGGATCTAAAGATTATTAAAGAGGGTCCAGGGGAGAGAAGAAAATTTATAGATGGGGAAATTTCACAAATAGCCCCTAAATATTACTATAACTTGAATCAATATAATAAAATACTTCAACAGAGAAACAAACTCTTGAAGTACCATAAAGGAAAAAAACTTGACTTAGAGGTATGGAATGAACAATTAGCTAATATTGGCGCTTCACTGATTATTTATCGGAGAAACTTTATCAAAAGAATTGCCATATTGGCTAAGTTAATGCATCGCAAAATAACAGATGGTATTGAGACATTAGAAATTGAATACAAAAGCAGTGTTTTGATTAAAGATCATGATACAGTTGATCAAATAAGAGTTGGTTTTTTAAAAGAGTTAAACCAATCCGCGGATGAAGAAAGGCGAAGAGGAGTTACATTGGTAGGTCCTCATCGTGATGACTTGAACTTCAATATTAATGGATTAGAGGTAAAAACCTATGGGTCTCAAGGTCAACAGCGAACAGCAGTGTTATCTCTTAAATTGGCAGAGTTAGAATTAATAAAAGGTGAAGTAGGAGAATATCCTGTTTTATTACTTGATGATGTAATGAGTGAATTAGACATGAAAAGGCAAAATGATTTAATATATCATTTAAAGCATGTACAAACATTAGTTACAACAACGATGCTAGAGCCATTAAATATTAAAAATGTGCAAGATAAAGCCCTCTTTAGAGTGATAAAGGGAGAAATAGGGAAATATGAGTAACTTTTCAAAAACAACTTAGATTTTCTTTTATTATTATTAGATAAAGGTTATAATAAGTAGATGTACCAAAAAGCGAGGAGGAAGGTAGATGTTTCTTCATCTAGGAGGAGAAATTGCAGTACATTCAAGTGAAGTTATTGCAATACTTGATATAGAATCAACATTAAAATCCAAAGATAGCAAAGCTTTTTTAAAAATATGTAAAGAAAAAGGATTTATCCATAAAATTACCAATGAAGAACCTAGATCCTTTGTAATTACTGAAAAACAAGAACATCTAGCTAAATCTGGTAATCGGATTCGAAAGTTGGTTATTTATTATTCTCCGATATCTGCACCCACATTACAAAAACGTGCAGCTTTTATTCCGGAATAAGAATATAGCAAGATTGAATTAATTTCGGGGACTAATGAGTAGGAGGTTGAAAATATGGAAAACAAAATACAAGAGTATGGCGCTGAACAGATACAAGTACTAGAAGGTTTGGAAGCAGTTAGAAAAAGACCAGGGATGTATATTGGTAGCACGGGACCAAGAGGATTACATCATCTTGTGTATGAAGTTGTAGATAACAGTGTAGATGAAGCTTTAGCAGGATATTGTGACGTTATTGACGTGACAATATACCAAGATAATTCCATTAAGGTTGTTGATAATGGACGTGGAATTCCCATAG
Encoded proteins:
- the remB gene encoding extracellular matrix regulator RemB produces the protein MFLHLGGEIAVHSSEVIAILDIESTLKSKDSKAFLKICKEKGFIHKITNEEPRSFVITEKQEHLAKSGNRIRKLVIYYSPISAPTLQKRAAFIPE
- a CDS encoding RNA-binding S4 domain-containing protein; amino-acid sequence: MLKEVKIEGEYIKLDQILKLGELVGSGGQAKLLILNGEVKVNGNIVIQRGKKIRPGDIVELFDDKVKVI
- the recF gene encoding DNA replication/repair protein RecF (All proteins in this family for which functions are known are DNA-binding proteins that assist the filamentation of RecA onto DNA for the initiation of recombination or recombinational repair.), with translation MIIEGLKLINFRNYEQLQLQLHPKLNIFVGENAQGKTNVLEAVYLSAIGKSFRTSKDQEMIFVDKHQAYVQVKVKRVVYENNIELRLNVDKKKNIKVNQVPLLKLGELLGNLNIVLFSPEDLKIIKEGPGERRKFIDGEISQIAPKYYYNLNQYNKILQQRNKLLKYHKGKKLDLEVWNEQLANIGASLIIYRRNFIKRIAILAKLMHRKITDGIETLEIEYKSSVLIKDHDTVDQIRVGFLKELNQSADEERRRGVTLVGPHRDDLNFNINGLEVKTYGSQGQQRTAVLSLKLAELELIKGEVGEYPVLLLDDVMSELDMKRQNDLIYHLKHVQTLVTTTMLEPLNIKNVQDKALFRVIKGEIGKYE
- the dnaA gene encoding chromosomal replication initiator protein DnaA, with the translated sequence MHDNLPQIWEKAINLIKTELTEVSFNTWVKPIQAISLDNETLVLGVPNDFTQGILNARYNTLISNAVKQVTSKNYEVHIVVPSEERVGDTQNINARRSNAQSPIMGNSPLILNPKYTFDTFVIGNSNRFAHAASVAVAESPAKAYNPLFIYGGVGLGKTHLMNAIGHYILANNPKAKVVYVSSETFTNELINSIRDDRNVEFRNRYRNVDVLLVDDIQFIAGKERTQEEFFHTFNALHESNKQIIISSDRPPKEIPTLEERLRSRFEWGLITDIQPPDLETRIAILRKKAQMENIYVPDEVTAHIAKKIQSNIRELEGALIRIVAYSSLTNSEVTVELASEALKEIFTSKPRLLNVPLIKEVVSNHFSIKLEDFDSKKRTRSISYPRQVAMYLTRELTDLSLPKIGDEFGGRDHTTVMHAHSKIVNEINSDSDLKNKLDAIIKELKSD
- the dnaN gene encoding DNA polymerase III subunit beta, whose translation is MHFSCSQKALMHSISIVQKGVSAKTTLPILKGIYIETNNEGLRLVGTDLEIGIEHVMEADVLQEGIVVVDARLFSEIIRKLPDAEVDITLKENNQLEIKCASTEFNILVYSPDEFPELPIVEEDQVYEIAQELFKGMIRQTVFATSQDESRPILTGVLMEIEENTLNMVALDGYRLALRKGKISGNSNHKVVVPAKTLNEVNRILNPDEEEPLHITLTNNHALFTAGKTKLISRLLEGEFINYKQILPKEHRSKVTIKGKEILNSIERASLLAKEGRNNLVRFVVNDEKMVITSNSELGKVHEEINIVLEGEDIEIAFNSKYFIDALKVIDDEEVCLEFTTNLSPGILKPLANENYTYLVLPVRLASN